The Nitrospirae bacterium YQR-1 genome has a window encoding:
- the mraZ gene encoding division/cell wall cluster transcriptional repressor MraZ, with the protein MIGFFGRHYQRLDEKGRMIVPASFRDVLKGNYGNKIYMTATLNDECLQIFPEEEWKVLMEKVKSLPKTNEAVKFFKRKVIGSAIECEVDRQGRVLIPHALREDVNMELNAEIVVAGLENIIEVWDKDRWSQQIKRGGDEIKQIEAELSDLGV; encoded by the coding sequence ATGATAGGTTTTTTTGGAAGACATTACCAGAGACTGGATGAAAAAGGCAGGATGATAGTTCCTGCCTCGTTTCGTGATGTTTTAAAGGGTAATTACGGTAATAAAATATATATGACAGCCACGTTAAATGACGAGTGCCTGCAGATATTTCCAGAGGAGGAGTGGAAGGTATTGATGGAGAAGGTAAAGAGCCTTCCGAAAACGAACGAGGCTGTGAAGTTTTTTAAAAGAAAAGTTATAGGGTCTGCGATAGAGTGTGAGGTTGACAGGCAGGGAAGGGTGTTGATACCGCATGCGCTGAGAGAAGACGTTAATATGGAGCTCAATGCCGAGATAGTGGTGGCCGGGCTGGAAAATATTATAGAGGTTTGGGATAAAGACAGATGGTCGCAGCAGATAAAAAGAGGCGGCGATGAGATTAAACAGATAGAGGCCGAGCTTTCGGACCTTGGTGTGTAA
- the rsmH gene encoding 16S rRNA (cytosine(1402)-N(4))-methyltransferase RsmH, which yields MVIHRPVMPAEVMGMLNVQKNGVYVDGTVGTAGHALEIVKALAGGRLIAVDRDEEAQKLAAERLMGKPVDFVKENFSRIANIVESFGLKGVDGILFDLGMSMFQVKDYERGFSFDSDYPLDMRMDRTSGRSAKEVVNTLNRAELEKIFRDLGEEPNYMKIADAIVKTRRITKIQSCRQLSQIVLDIYGGRGKVHPATRTFQALRIYVNNELDSLSKGLCGARDVLNPGGRLCVISYHSLEDRIVKGFLAESKLQGSMAVLTKKPVTAQVQEVKENPAARSAKLRGGIKL from the coding sequence ATGGTTATTCACAGGCCGGTTATGCCGGCAGAGGTCATGGGAATGCTAAACGTACAAAAAAATGGGGTGTACGTTGACGGCACTGTGGGAACCGCCGGACACGCCTTGGAGATAGTAAAGGCATTGGCAGGGGGCAGGTTGATAGCCGTGGACAGGGATGAAGAGGCTCAAAAGCTGGCCGCAGAGAGGCTCATGGGGAAACCCGTGGACTTTGTTAAGGAAAATTTTTCCCGTATTGCAAACATAGTAGAAAGTTTTGGTTTAAAGGGTGTTGACGGAATACTCTTTGATTTAGGAATGTCAATGTTTCAGGTGAAGGACTACGAGCGTGGGTTTAGTTTCGACTCGGATTATCCACTTGATATGAGAATGGACAGGACTTCCGGCAGGAGTGCAAAAGAGGTTGTAAACACCTTAAACAGGGCGGAGCTTGAGAAGATTTTCAGGGACTTGGGTGAGGAGCCTAATTACATGAAAATAGCTGATGCGATAGTTAAAACAAGGCGCATCACAAAGATTCAGAGCTGCCGGCAGCTTTCACAAATAGTTTTGGACATCTATGGCGGAAGGGGAAAAGTGCATCCTGCTACAAGGACATTTCAGGCTTTGCGCATTTATGTAAACAATGAGCTGGACTCTCTGAGCAAGGGGCTGTGTGGAGCCAGGGATGTATTGAACCCCGGCGGGCGGCTCTGTGTGATTTCTTACCATTCACTGGAGGACCGTATAGTTAAAGGGTTCTTAGCTGAGAGTAAATTACAGGGAAGCATGGCTGTTTTGACAAAAAAACCGGTAACGGCACAAGTGCAGGAAGTGAAGGAAAATCCTGCAGCAAGGAGCGCTAAACTCAGGGGAGGTATCAAACTATGA
- a CDS encoding UDP-N-acetylmuramoyl-tripeptide--D-alanyl-D-alanine ligase translates to MFSLDDIVKATGGGVSACEPLKNTNFSGASIDTRTLKSDELFVPLKGDNVDGHDFLEAALSISGCCLSSRRETVKPSQGTVIVYVEDTLRALQSIGAYIRNKKSIPVIAITGTNGKTTTKEIVSNVLSFGYKVFKSTGNFNNHIGLPLSLTKLNKENAVVLEMGASVPGDIELLCNIAVPDTGIVTNLGPGHLEGFGDMETLRKTKLELMDFASVVIVNGDDKYLMEEVNRKNESLNRVIVTYGFGKDSLVRAQNVEPVRDGFGFSAQVTFPDGDSKKLTTKIPGIFNIHNALAAISAGFVHGINKNDMVSAVSGFSGVSMRLEIEKRKGMTLIKDIYNSNPASTVSAVKELCRLKDRRTVAVLGDMLELGKDSEKYHMELGRLLCAEGVDVFIAVGPLMGFAAEEYIKCVNSGGVYKAETAVEAAAILNRVAAYGDTVLVKGSRKLKMEGVLG, encoded by the coding sequence GTGTTTAGCTTAGATGACATAGTGAAGGCAACAGGGGGCGGAGTGTCAGCCTGTGAACCTCTAAAAAATACTAATTTCAGCGGAGCTTCCATCGATACCAGAACACTGAAATCTGATGAACTCTTTGTGCCGTTAAAGGGCGATAACGTTGACGGCCATGATTTCCTTGAGGCGGCTCTCAGTATTTCCGGTTGTTGTCTAAGCAGCCGGAGAGAAACGGTTAAACCATCTCAGGGCACTGTCATTGTCTATGTAGAGGATACTCTTAGAGCTTTGCAGTCAATAGGTGCTTATATAAGGAATAAGAAAAGCATTCCGGTTATTGCCATAACAGGCACTAACGGTAAGACGACGACGAAGGAGATTGTCTCTAATGTGCTCTCTTTTGGTTACAAAGTGTTTAAGAGTACCGGGAATTTTAATAACCACATAGGGCTCCCACTGTCTCTTACAAAACTTAACAAAGAAAACGCTGTTGTGTTGGAGATGGGAGCAAGTGTGCCCGGTGATATAGAGCTACTGTGTAATATTGCTGTGCCGGATACAGGGATTGTGACAAATCTGGGACCGGGTCACCTTGAGGGTTTTGGGGATATGGAAACACTTAGAAAGACCAAGCTGGAGCTTATGGATTTTGCCTCTGTAGTAATAGTAAACGGAGATGACAAGTATCTGATGGAAGAGGTCAACAGAAAAAACGAGTCGCTCAATAGAGTAATTGTAACGTATGGTTTTGGTAAAGACTCTCTGGTGAGGGCTCAGAATGTGGAGCCCGTCAGGGATGGTTTTGGTTTTTCTGCACAGGTGACTTTTCCCGATGGGGACTCTAAGAAACTAACGACAAAAATCCCGGGGATATTTAACATTCATAATGCCCTTGCCGCTATCAGCGCCGGTTTTGTACACGGGATAAATAAAAATGATATGGTATCGGCGGTTAGTGGTTTTTCCGGAGTGTCCATGCGGCTTGAAATCGAAAAAAGAAAAGGGATGACTTTAATCAAGGATATTTATAACTCAAATCCTGCATCAACTGTATCGGCGGTAAAGGAGCTCTGCAGGTTGAAGGACAGACGTACGGTAGCGGTGCTGGGGGATATGCTTGAACTTGGTAAAGACAGTGAGAAGTACCACATGGAGCTGGGAAGGCTTCTGTGTGCTGAGGGTGTGGATGTGTTCATAGCTGTAGGCCCGCTTATGGGGTTTGCCGCTGAGGAGTACATCAAGTGTGTAAACTCCGGTGGTGTTTACAAGGCGGAGACTGCTGTTGAGGCGGCGGCAATACTGAACAGGGTTGCCGCTTATGGAGATACGGTGCTGGTAAAGGGTTCAAGAAAACTTAAAATGGAGGGAGTACTCGGCTAA
- a CDS encoding UDP-N-acetylmuramoyl-L-alanyl-D-glutamate--2,6-diaminopimelate ligase, producing MNIGQVLDRIKVCEINGNITRIAEGVTYDSRKVKSGNMFFAIRGENFDGHNFIAEAVKNGARSVIYEDEIDLEPYDGQDVLFVRVFDARLALAYISADYYGNPAMNMNLTGVTGTNGKTSVVYIMKSILEANAKDVGLIGTVAYMIKDKSFAAEHTTPESPEFQMYLSEMYKAGCTHVVTEVSSHALSQKRVDGVEFDTVIFTNLTRDHLDYHSSMEDYYTAKRRLFTELLKPSGMAIVNMDDPYGGRLIAEQNRGLITYGLTSQADVSALDINRSISGLEFTVSYGDKRYKVASNLRGYVNVYNILAAFSAAVCLGIPHNDILAGIYNLKLVTGRFEPIDEGQDFTVIVDYAHTDDALKNLLENVKKIASGKVITVFGCGGNRDKGKRPVMGGIATTLSDFTVITSDNPRNEDPLEIIRQIESGCTNSYRVEPDRAKAIREALYMAEAKDVVVIAGKGHETYQEIRGVKHPFSDKETAIKILKKLLKERD from the coding sequence ATGAACATTGGGCAGGTACTTGACAGGATTAAGGTATGTGAAATAAACGGCAATATCACGCGTATAGCAGAGGGTGTTACCTATGATTCAAGAAAAGTAAAATCAGGTAATATGTTTTTTGCCATAAGGGGTGAAAACTTTGACGGCCATAATTTTATAGCGGAGGCTGTGAAAAACGGTGCCAGATCAGTTATTTATGAAGACGAAATAGACCTTGAGCCCTACGACGGACAGGATGTTTTATTTGTCAGGGTTTTTGATGCAAGACTCGCTTTAGCCTATATTTCCGCCGATTACTACGGCAATCCGGCGATGAACATGAATCTTACAGGAGTTACCGGCACAAATGGAAAAACCTCAGTGGTTTACATCATGAAATCCATTCTTGAGGCTAATGCTAAAGATGTAGGCCTTATAGGTACTGTTGCGTACATGATTAAAGACAAGTCATTTGCGGCGGAGCATACAACCCCTGAGTCCCCTGAATTCCAAATGTACCTGAGTGAAATGTACAAGGCAGGGTGTACACACGTGGTTACGGAGGTCTCCTCACATGCTCTTTCACAAAAAAGAGTTGACGGGGTTGAGTTTGATACCGTTATTTTTACAAACCTTACCAGAGACCATCTCGATTACCACAGCAGTATGGAGGACTACTATACAGCAAAGAGAAGACTCTTTACAGAGTTGCTTAAACCTTCCGGTATGGCCATTGTAAACATGGACGATCCCTATGGCGGCAGGTTAATCGCTGAGCAAAATAGAGGCCTTATCACCTATGGTCTAACCTCACAGGCGGATGTCAGTGCCCTTGATATAAACCGCTCCATATCCGGACTTGAGTTTACTGTATCTTATGGTGATAAGCGTTACAAGGTGGCTTCAAATCTCAGGGGGTACGTCAATGTTTACAATATCCTTGCTGCATTTTCCGCCGCCGTTTGTCTGGGAATTCCTCACAATGACATCCTTGCAGGCATATACAATCTTAAACTTGTCACCGGCAGGTTTGAACCCATTGATGAGGGACAGGACTTCACTGTCATTGTTGACTATGCACATACGGATGATGCTTTAAAGAACTTACTTGAAAATGTAAAAAAAATAGCTTCAGGGAAGGTAATAACAGTTTTTGGCTGCGGCGGAAATCGCGACAAGGGTAAAAGGCCCGTTATGGGCGGCATAGCCACAACTCTGAGTGATTTTACCGTTATCACATCTGACAATCCACGAAATGAGGATCCCCTTGAGATAATAAGGCAAATAGAGAGCGGATGTACAAACAGTTACCGTGTGGAGCCTGACAGGGCAAAGGCTATAAGAGAGGCTCTCTATATGGCGGAGGCCAAAGATGTGGTTGTTATCGCCGGCAAGGGACACGAAACTTATCAGGAAATCAGGGGTGTTAAACACCCCTTTAGTGATAAAGAGACTGCTATAAAAATTCTGAAAAAACTATTAAAGGAAAGGGATTAA
- a CDS encoding D-alanyl-D-alanine carboxypeptidase, whose translation MGKRVTFILWFLRILFIVTLVCSMSSFACAKDITARSAVIMDTDTDRVLYAKNPLLKQPPASTAKLVTAMVVLDNLDIRDVTTISANASELSGSTVELREGDRYYIGDLLHIMLMKSVNGASVALAEAVSGSEGAFVNLMNKKVKKIGAGNTRYINSHGLPGEGQYITAYDLAIVMRESLQYHVIRDIINKKTKTVVSIDGTTASLINTNKLLWKDEDLLGGKTGYTKAARHCLAFAAERGENTYVAAVLGDTQRSNLWRSAETVLNKGYDISESHTKPEIHFSNGKGGDLNKITVKSRNHYSKKSKGHYEAKVVSKHTERAYRGKKAEVVKIAKSGSPNHGTGKIASAKSQKKLIAKAHNNRSSKGALKRAKLTAKSSYGKSKILKSDSGGNTKHAKKVEPCKIVKNSRKNKICKDSGKVYDVAFTDPKNKPVAY comes from the coding sequence ATGGGAAAGAGAGTAACATTTATACTTTGGTTTCTTAGAATTTTATTTATAGTAACATTGGTATGTTCTATGAGCTCATTTGCCTGTGCAAAGGATATAACGGCGCGCAGTGCTGTTATTATGGATACCGATACCGACCGGGTTTTATATGCAAAAAATCCGCTTCTTAAGCAACCCCCCGCAAGTACGGCAAAACTCGTTACCGCCATGGTGGTTCTTGATAATTTAGATATAAGGGACGTGACAACCATCTCCGCTAATGCCTCTGAACTTAGCGGCAGCACTGTGGAGCTGCGTGAGGGCGACAGGTACTACATTGGGGATTTGTTGCACATAATGCTGATGAAATCTGTAAATGGCGCCTCTGTAGCTTTAGCAGAAGCGGTAAGCGGCTCTGAAGGGGCGTTTGTTAATTTAATGAATAAAAAAGTTAAAAAAATAGGCGCAGGTAATACCAGATACATAAATTCCCACGGCCTTCCAGGAGAAGGACAGTACATAACGGCCTATGATCTTGCCATTGTTATGAGAGAATCTCTTCAATACCATGTGATTAGAGATATAATCAATAAAAAGACAAAAACAGTTGTCTCCATTGACGGCACAACCGCATCACTGATAAATACAAACAAACTTTTATGGAAAGATGAGGATTTACTCGGCGGCAAAACCGGCTACACCAAGGCGGCAAGACACTGCCTTGCCTTTGCAGCCGAACGCGGGGAAAACACGTATGTTGCAGCAGTGTTAGGAGACACCCAGAGGTCTAATCTATGGAGGAGTGCCGAGACCGTTCTTAATAAAGGTTACGATATTTCAGAATCACACACTAAGCCGGAGATACACTTCAGTAACGGCAAAGGCGGTGATTTAAATAAAATAACCGTTAAATCCCGCAATCATTATTCAAAGAAAAGTAAAGGACACTATGAAGCCAAAGTGGTCTCAAAGCACACTGAGCGTGCTTACAGAGGGAAGAAAGCGGAAGTAGTGAAAATTGCAAAATCTGGTTCTCCAAACCACGGTACAGGCAAGATTGCATCAGCTAAGTCTCAGAAGAAACTAATTGCAAAGGCTCATAATAACCGCAGCTCTAAGGGTGCTCTGAAGAGGGCAAAACTTACGGCAAAGTCTTCTTATGGCAAGAGCAAGATATTAAAGAGTGACTCCGGTGGTAATACAAAACATGCCAAAAAGGTGGAACCTTGTAAAATAGTTAAAAATTCCAGAAAAAACAAAATCTGTAAAGACAGTGGCAAAGTTTATGATGTGGCTTTTACCGACCCAAAGAATAAGCCGGTTGCTTACTGA
- a CDS encoding acetyl-CoA C-acetyltransferase, producing MREVVIVGGVRTPVGAFGGTLKDVSAIDLGALVIKEAFKRAGLRPVVSEEMKNNAPDKLKDQGTIELEKKAQDWDSSLKAVAVDDVIIGNVVQAGQGQNPGRQAMIKGGIPKETPAMTINKVCSSGLKAIALGATSIMAGESDVIVAGGMESMSNIPFASLQARWGYRMALTGVGELHDLMVFDGLYEIFYGYHMGITAENIVDLYGISREEQDELSLLSHTRAMKAIKDGTFAKEIVPVVIKGRKGDTIIDTDERPMETSMEKLGKMKPAFKKDGSVTAGNASGINDGAAAVIMMSAEKAKELGLKPYVKVKGFAAGGLDPAYMGLGPVPAIRKLLKANNLTVKDIDMWELNEAFAAQAIGCLRELGIANDKPNEHGSGISIGHPIGCTGARQMVTGMNLMQRNGYKHGIISMCIGGGMGFAMLVENAG from the coding sequence ATGAGAGAAGTGGTAATAGTGGGTGGAGTGAGAACACCTGTCGGAGCATTTGGCGGCACATTGAAGGATGTTTCAGCAATTGACCTTGGTGCACTTGTAATCAAAGAGGCATTTAAGAGAGCAGGCTTAAGACCGGTGGTAAGTGAAGAGATGAAGAACAATGCCCCTGATAAGTTAAAAGACCAGGGCACTATAGAGCTTGAGAAGAAAGCCCAGGACTGGGATTCTTCACTTAAGGCGGTGGCTGTTGACGATGTGATAATCGGAAACGTTGTACAAGCCGGGCAGGGGCAAAATCCCGGCAGGCAGGCAATGATTAAAGGCGGCATACCGAAAGAGACTCCCGCTATGACTATCAACAAGGTTTGCTCCTCCGGGCTCAAAGCCATCGCACTGGGAGCAACATCAATAATGGCCGGAGAGTCGGACGTTATCGTGGCAGGCGGTATGGAGAGCATGAGTAACATCCCCTTTGCCTCACTTCAGGCACGGTGGGGTTATCGTATGGCTCTGACCGGTGTGGGAGAACTCCATGATCTTATGGTCTTTGACGGCCTCTATGAAATATTCTACGGCTACCACATGGGCATAACCGCAGAGAACATTGTTGACCTATACGGTATAAGCCGTGAGGAACAGGATGAACTGAGCCTCCTTAGCCACACCAGAGCGATGAAAGCCATCAAAGACGGCACATTTGCCAAAGAAATAGTTCCAGTTGTGATAAAAGGCAGAAAAGGTGATACAATTATTGACACCGATGAGCGCCCTATGGAAACCAGTATGGAAAAACTTGGCAAAATGAAACCTGCCTTTAAAAAAGACGGCTCCGTAACCGCCGGTAACGCCTCAGGAATAAACGATGGGGCTGCCGCCGTTATTATGATGTCGGCTGAGAAGGCTAAAGAACTTGGCCTTAAGCCTTATGTAAAAGTGAAGGGATTTGCCGCAGGCGGCCTTGATCCTGCTTACATGGGACTGGGCCCGGTTCCCGCTATCAGAAAACTCCTTAAAGCTAATAACCTAACTGTAAAAGACATAGATATGTGGGAACTCAACGAGGCCTTTGCCGCCCAGGCTATCGGCTGCCTCAGAGAGCTGGGTATCGCTAACGATAAACCAAACGAACACGGCAGCGGTATCTCCATAGGACATCCAATCGGCTGCACCGGCGCCAGACAAATGGTCACCGGTATGAACCTCATGCAGCGCAACGGTTACAAACACGGTATCATCAGCATGTGCATAGGCGGCGGTATGGGCTTTGCCATGCTTGTCGAAAATGCCGGTTAA
- a CDS encoding penicillin-binding protein 2, whose product MGKRVYFVFAIIVFGFLAVVGRLFDLMVLNHDKFVKKSANQRIAEVEIQVRRGMIFDRKGRRLVANLEQGSVYLDKANFGGNPERLHQLAKMIDVNYNELSEQLKGGKNFLWIKRKISLEETAKVESLRISGIGITPEAKRYYTLGTFASHIVGFVNLDNKGLEGVEAGYDRELTGEGGKYSVQKDARGNRFYNENDSENIGNSIVLSMDEGLQYIVEKELDEAIKKWRAAAATAIMMNPFTGEILAMSNRPTYDPNNPAKGGPAGRRNRAVTDLYEPGSTFKIVTASGVLEERLAHEDDKIDCSGGGIEVGGKRIKDAHPHGVLTLMEVIQKSSNVGTIKLAQRLGKQRLYKYIKMFGFGDKTGIDLPGEVSGMVKNPEKWSGVSIGAMPIGQEVAVTPLQIVTAYSIIANGGYKVHPHVVKGVIRDDGGFSEINKPEPGPQLFSQHVVDTVTRALMMVTEVGGTAKYAEVVGNKVAGKTGTAQIFDRSIGRYSSTDFISSFVGFVPAEKPAFAMVVVVWKPRGEIYGGLVAAPVFKNIAEKALTYLNVPREDMIRNNVLVVDNKNTRDGTLD is encoded by the coding sequence ATGGGTAAGAGAGTATATTTCGTATTTGCGATAATTGTATTTGGTTTTTTAGCCGTCGTGGGGCGGCTATTTGACCTTATGGTGTTAAATCACGATAAGTTTGTCAAAAAATCGGCAAACCAGCGGATTGCCGAGGTTGAGATACAGGTAAGAAGGGGTATGATATTTGACAGAAAAGGAAGACGGCTTGTTGCAAACCTGGAACAGGGCTCTGTGTATCTGGATAAGGCCAATTTCGGGGGCAACCCGGAGAGACTACATCAGTTGGCTAAGATGATTGATGTTAATTACAATGAACTGTCGGAGCAGCTCAAGGGTGGCAAAAACTTTTTGTGGATTAAAAGAAAAATTTCTCTTGAGGAAACGGCAAAAGTGGAGAGTCTGAGAATCAGCGGCATTGGGATAACTCCGGAGGCAAAGAGGTATTATACCCTTGGCACATTTGCCTCTCATATAGTAGGTTTTGTGAATCTTGATAACAAGGGCCTTGAGGGTGTGGAGGCTGGGTATGACAGGGAACTTACCGGCGAGGGTGGTAAGTACTCAGTACAGAAAGATGCACGAGGCAACAGGTTTTACAATGAAAATGACAGCGAGAACATAGGCAACAGCATAGTGCTGTCGATGGATGAGGGGCTTCAGTATATAGTGGAAAAGGAACTGGATGAGGCTATTAAAAAGTGGAGGGCTGCTGCTGCTACGGCAATTATGATGAACCCCTTTACCGGAGAGATTCTTGCAATGTCCAACAGGCCGACCTATGATCCAAACAATCCCGCCAAAGGAGGTCCGGCAGGCAGAAGGAACCGTGCCGTAACCGATTTGTATGAGCCCGGGTCAACATTTAAAATTGTGACGGCCTCAGGAGTGCTTGAGGAAAGGCTTGCTCATGAGGATGATAAAATAGATTGCAGCGGAGGGGGTATCGAGGTGGGTGGTAAGAGGATAAAAGACGCCCATCCGCACGGTGTTTTAACTCTCATGGAGGTTATCCAGAAGTCTTCCAATGTGGGTACTATAAAGCTTGCTCAGAGGCTTGGTAAGCAGAGGCTTTACAAGTATATCAAAATGTTCGGTTTTGGTGACAAGACCGGTATAGATTTACCGGGTGAGGTATCAGGCATGGTTAAGAATCCTGAAAAGTGGTCAGGGGTTTCAATAGGCGCCATGCCGATAGGGCAGGAAGTCGCTGTAACTCCGCTTCAGATAGTAACTGCATATTCCATTATCGCTAACGGGGGGTATAAGGTACACCCGCACGTGGTAAAAGGCGTCATAAGAGATGACGGCGGTTTTTCAGAGATTAATAAACCGGAGCCGGGACCCCAGCTTTTCTCACAACACGTGGTGGATACGGTAACACGAGCGCTTATGATGGTTACCGAGGTCGGTGGCACTGCCAAATATGCAGAGGTGGTCGGCAATAAAGTCGCCGGTAAAACAGGCACGGCTCAGATATTTGACAGAAGCATCGGACGCTACTCATCCACAGATTTCATAAGCTCCTTTGTAGGCTTTGTGCCGGCTGAAAAACCGGCTTTTGCCATGGTTGTAGTTGTGTGGAAGCCAAGGGGTGAAATCTACGGAGGCCTTGTGGCGGCCCCGGTGTTTAAAAATATTGCAGAGAAGGCTCTTACGTACTTAAATGTACCACGCGAGGACATGATCAGAAACAACGTTCTGGTTGTGGACAATAAAAACACACGAGACGGGACTTTAGATTAA
- the mraY gene encoding phospho-N-acetylmuramoyl-pentapeptide-transferase, with amino-acid sequence MLYYLLYTLRDYISPLNVFRYITFRTAVAIITAMAITFLLAPETIRFLKRISLTQQIRNDGPQSHLSKAGTPTMGGVLIVISTVVSILLWGNLTNRYVWILLIATVCFSAIGFWDDFLKVSKRNTKGLKAKYKFGLQIVVALVVAVIQYLNVSDPYSTDLIVPFFKKWLFDFGIFYIPFSVFVIVGSSNAVNLTDGLDGLASGLVAIAVFATGVLVYISGHAGLAQYLQVIYINGIGELTVFCGAIFGASLGFLWYNTHPAEVFMGDVGSLGLGGALGTLATLTKHEIVLVVVGGIFVIETLSVILQVASFKLTGKRIFKMAPIHHHFELKGWLEPKTVVRFWIIGFMLALLSLTTIKLR; translated from the coding sequence ATGCTCTATTACCTGTTATACACCCTTCGTGATTACATATCACCATTGAATGTGTTTCGTTACATAACATTCAGAACCGCGGTGGCAATTATTACGGCAATGGCTATAACCTTTTTACTTGCCCCGGAGACGATAAGATTCTTAAAGCGAATCAGTCTTACTCAGCAGATACGCAACGACGGCCCTCAGAGCCATCTCAGTAAAGCCGGCACACCCACGATGGGAGGTGTTTTAATAGTAATATCCACAGTGGTGTCAATCCTGCTATGGGGTAATCTGACAAACCGCTATGTCTGGATATTGTTAATCGCCACAGTATGTTTCAGCGCAATTGGTTTTTGGGATGATTTCCTGAAGGTATCAAAGCGTAACACTAAGGGGCTTAAGGCAAAGTATAAGTTTGGCCTTCAGATAGTGGTTGCGCTTGTTGTTGCCGTTATACAGTACTTAAATGTGTCTGACCCGTACAGTACTGACTTAATAGTCCCGTTTTTTAAGAAATGGCTTTTTGATTTTGGGATATTCTATATACCTTTCAGTGTCTTTGTAATAGTGGGGTCCTCTAATGCGGTAAATCTCACAGACGGCTTAGACGGCCTTGCCTCGGGGCTTGTAGCGATAGCGGTTTTTGCCACCGGAGTGCTTGTTTACATATCCGGCCATGCAGGTCTTGCCCAGTACTTGCAGGTAATTTACATAAATGGGATAGGAGAGCTTACGGTGTTTTGCGGCGCTATATTTGGCGCCTCACTGGGGTTTTTGTGGTACAACACCCACCCTGCTGAGGTTTTCATGGGAGATGTGGGCTCTCTTGGCCTGGGAGGAGCACTGGGCACTTTAGCCACATTAACCAAACACGAGATTGTCCTTGTGGTTGTAGGCGGAATTTTTGTAATAGAAACCTTGTCTGTTATTTTACAGGTGGCGTCATTTAAGCTAACAGGCAAGAGAATCTTTAAGATGGCCCCGATACACCATCACTTTGAACTAAAGGGATGGCTGGAGCCTAAAACAGTTGTCAGGTTTTGGATTATCGGTTTTATGCTTGCCTTGTTAAGTTTAACGACTATTAAATTGAGGTGA
- a CDS encoding flagellin FliC, protein MAGLTINTNMMSINGQRNLRKTLLPLSETMQRLSSGLRINSSKDDAAGLAIVTRQTTQIRGLTVAVRNASDGLSMAQTAEGAMDEITQNLQRIRELAVQAMSGQYGVTDISYMQNEVDALTEEIGRIAEQTKFNDTKLISGTFRSRIHVSYSASDPTISVVLNSLNTDSLSGHTFNPVTGAKDGPLMYLKDIHSATSLVYTPGRAGGDFTGNTVAPPHNWSDTSSSPITYTGTAALRVADPLSFSGYRSTSSNTIAIVDGALNVVIAEKAKMGAKSNQFEATIRNIDTVIETTMASRSRIYDADFANETANLTKYLILQQSGISVLAQANSIPQNVLQLIK, encoded by the coding sequence ATGGCAGGCCTAACGATCAATACAAACATGATGTCCATAAATGGACAGCGAAACCTGAGAAAAACTTTGCTGCCCCTTTCTGAGACAATGCAGAGATTGTCATCCGGTTTGCGGATAAACTCGTCAAAAGACGATGCAGCCGGCCTTGCAATTGTAACACGGCAGACCACTCAGATTCGCGGCCTTACCGTTGCTGTCAGAAATGCCTCCGACGGTCTCTCCATGGCTCAAACGGCTGAGGGTGCGATGGACGAGATAACTCAAAACCTGCAAAGAATCAGAGAACTTGCCGTGCAGGCCATGAGCGGGCAGTACGGCGTCACAGATATCTCCTATATGCAAAACGAGGTTGATGCTCTGACGGAGGAAATCGGACGTATTGCCGAGCAGACTAAATTCAACGACACCAAACTTATCTCGGGTACATTCAGGTCAAGAATACATGTCAGTTACTCAGCCTCTGACCCGACTATAAGTGTTGTGTTAAATTCATTAAACACTGATTCACTCAGCGGCCACACATTTAATCCGGTTACAGGAGCAAAAGACGGCCCTCTGATGTATCTTAAAGATATACACTCTGCTACCAGTTTAGTTTATACTCCCGGCAGGGCAGGCGGGGATTTTACCGGTAACACAGTAGCACCTCCGCATAACTGGAGTGATACGTCATCATCTCCCATAACATATACGGGAACTGCTGCACTGAGGGTTGCCGACCCATTGTCTTTTAGCGGTTACAGATCAACGTCTTCCAACACGATTGCCATTGTTGACGGCGCACTGAATGTTGTTATTGCTGAGAAGGCCAAAATGGGCGCTAAATCAAACCAGTTTGAAGCTACTATAAGAAATATAGATACCGTCATAGAGACAACAATGGCCTCGAGATCAAGAATTTATGATGCTGACTTTGCTAATGAAACGGCTAATCTTACTAAGTACCTGATCTTGCAGCAGTCCGGTATCTCTGTGTTGGCACAGGCTAACTCAATTCCACAGAATGTACTTCAGTTGATTAAATAG